CGACGTTTCAACTTGGCGCCTTTTACCATAATTGTGAAATTGGAGTTGGTACGATGTATCCACAAACTGAACAGAAAATTCAAGCTTTAGTCGCTAATGGGATCGTTCCTGGTGTTAGTTATGGATTTATTCAGCAGCAGCACACTTGGACGAATTATTTAGGTGCTAGCCAGTTGTTGCCGGAAAAAAAGGCCTTACAAGCCGGCCAATTGTATGATCTGGCGTCATTGACTAAAGTAGTGGCAACGACGACTTTAATTTTAAAATTACAAGAACAAGGTCGACTAGCCATTACTGATCCAGTTCAAAAATATTTACCAGAATTTGGTGATGGGCGAGTAACGTTACGGCATTTGTTGACGCATACTTCGGGTATCACCGGCTATATTCCGAATCGTAACCAACTGGCAGCACCGGCATTGACTAAAGCATTACTTGGCTTAAGTGTCGGTGCAGATTTTGGACGCAAAGTGGTTTATAGCGATACAGGGCTGATCTATCTAGGTTGGATCATCGAACGCTTGTTAAAGGAGCCAGTACAAACGGCGTTGACACATGAAGTGTTGCAACCATTACATTTAAATACAATGACCTTTACGCCGGAAAAGGCGCGTTGTGTGCCCGCCAGTTATGAACCAACGGGCCGCGGTTTGATCCAGGGCGTTGTTCATGACCCCAAAGCCTTTATCTTAGGCAAACATTGTGCCTCGGCTGGTTTATTTTCTAATTTAGCTGATCTGTTACAATTTTGCCGGTTCATGTTGGGTGACTTTACGGTTAACCAACCACCGATCAGTTCAGCAACGATTGCCGCATTATACCGTGATTACACCGGCTTTGATGGCGGTCGTAGCTTAGGCTGGCAATTGTTGTATGCAGCGGACGGGCATCCAGTTATTTATCATACTGGTTTTGTTGGTCATTTTATGTTGATCGATGCGACCAAGCATAATGCTGTCGTTTTTCTGTCTAACCGCATCCATCCAACGGCACCAAATAAACCTTATCTTGCATTACGTGACGAAATCGTTACCACTTATCTGCAGGAAGCTAAATGAAACGGTGATTAAAACACACGAATTAGACTCGACGTCACTAACTGAAAACGGTAAAATAATTAGCGGAGCATTTGAGAATATTGAAGGAGTGATTATTTTGGCAGAACCGTATTTCTTACAGCCTTATTTTCAAGAAAAAATTTGGGGCGGAACTAAATTACATGATGAATTTGGCTATACCTTACCTAGTGAACGTACGGGCGAATGTTGGGCGATTTCCGCGCATCCCCATGGACCTAGTACCGTCGCTAACGGTCCATATGCTGGCCAGACCTTGATCGAAGTTTGGCGCGATCATCGCGATGTTTTTGGCGATGCTAAGGGGGATGTTTTCCCATTATTGACTAAAATTTTGGATGCTGAAGCTGACTTATCGGTTCAGGTTCACCCCGATGACGCTTATGCTGCGGAACACGAGCATGAACTGGGCAAAACGGAATGTTGGTATATCATTGCCGCTGATCCAGGGGCTGAATTGATCTATGGTCATAATGCCAAAAGTGAAGCTGAATTGGCCGATATGATCCATTCGGAAGACTGGCAGGGCTTGTTCCGCCATGTACCCGTTAAAGCCGGTGATTTCTTTTACGTCCCTAGTGGAACGATCCATGCACTGGGCAAAGGAATTATGGCTCTAGAAACGCAACAAAGTAGCGATACGACTTATCGGTTATATGACTATGATCGAGTAGACGCTAAGACTGGCAAAAAACGTGAACTGCATATCCAACAATCAATTGACACGACCACGGTACCGTTTGTGGCGCCTAAGTTAGCTATCACTAGTCAACAGTTTGGCGATTCTAAAGTTACCACTTTCGTTAAAGCGCCATACTTTACGGTTTACGAATGGCAAGTTAAAGGTGAACTAGAGTTAACCCGTCAAAGCGCGCCATATACATTGGTTTCCGTTTTAGCTGGGCAAGGTGAGATCACCGTTGATGGTCAAAGTTATCCGTTAGCTAAAGGGCAACACTGTTTATTACCATTTGCAGTCAAAAAATGGCAATTGTCCGGTGACTTACAAATTATCGCTTCCGAACCGGGTAAGAAAGCATAAAGAATGGATTTAGCGGCTGAATTTAGTCGCTATTTTTATATCATTTTAAAAAGCGCTTTCATTTACAGCTAAACAAGACTAAAATATAATTGTTCAAGCTAAAAATATTTTAGGAGACTATTAAATGACAGGACGTTTAATTGGCAAAGTTGCGCTGGTTACCGGCGGAACAAAAGGAATTGGTTTAAGCTGTGCACAGCGTTTTGTAGAAGAAGGGGCGAAAGTTGTTATTACTGGGCGCCATGTGGATCTTGGTGAAGCAGCGTTAGCAACTATTAACGCACCAGAGGCACTGAGCTTTATGCAACAGGATACCTCAGATGATCAAGAGTGGCCACAGATTATTAAGGCCGTCCAGGATAAGGTTGGTAAGTTGGATATTTTAGTTAATAATGCCGGTATTTGTTTTTTTAAAGATATTGAGCATACAACTGCAGCAGAATGGCGTAAAATACAGTCGATCAACTTGGATGGGGTTTTCTTTGGCACTAAATATGCCTTAATCGCGATGAAAGATCATGGGGGTTCGATCATTAACATGTCGTCGATCGAAGGTTTGATTGGCGAACCAATGTTGGCTGCCTATAATGCTAGCAAAGGGGGTGTACGACTATTTTCTAAATCAGCGGCCTTGTATGCAGCTAAAGAAGGTTACAATGTGCGCATCAACACAGTCCATCCCGGTTACATTCACACGCCGTTGGTTGATTGCGCACCGGATGTGGTGACTCACGAAGAGCAATTAACACCAATGGGGCACTTAGGCGAACCCGTAGATATTGCGAATATGTGCGTATTCTTAGCTTCAGATGAATCAAAATTTGCCACTGGTGCAGAATTTGTTGTCGATGGTGGTTATACGGCTCAATAATTCATTGTTGTGGTCAATGGTTAATGTGGATCAAATTATTTCAGTAAATGACTGAATATACAACGAAGCATTAATAATACGACTTCATTGAATGAGCAAATAAAATAAGCTTGGGTAACTTTTTCAGGTTACTCAAGCTTATTTTTAATGCTTACGGTTAGCTGCGGCAATGAAGCCTTGCGCCGCAAATTTTTCGCGTAATTGAAGAACTGCCGTGTAAGTGGCTAATACGTAAACTTGTTCAGTTGGCAAAGTCTTGATTTTTTCCGCGACTTCACTTAGATCCTTGATCTGTTGTAATTTATCTTCTGGGACACCGGCAACCTGCCAACGAAAGGCAATATCAGTGACTCGCTCACCACCAGCGATAAAGCTGGGAATCGCTTGAGTCGCCATTTTTTCAAAATTACCATCCCAGATCCAACTAGTGTCGATACCGTCAGCGTAATTGGCGTTCAGCAAAGTGACCAACGAAAAAGGTTTTTTATTCAATAAAATTAAATCAAATACTTGATTTAAGCCCACCGGATTTTTGACTAAAATTAAAGTTACAGCCTTATCGCCGACTTGAATCACTTCTTGACGACCAAAAACTTTTTCGTCAGCATCGAGTGCTTGCGCAATCGCAGTAGGTTCAATACCAAAATAACGACCTACACTGTAAGCAGCTAATGCGTTATAGATATTATACGTGCCACCAATATTAAGTTTGATTGGCTGACCATCGATCACAAAACTAGAGCTAACCGGCGTTTGCTCAGTTAATTCAGTGACTCGGTGTTGTAGTTCAGGACGGGCAAAACCACAGTTAGGACAGTAGTATTTACCTAGATTACTGTAAACTAATGATTTGTAGTGCAGAATATGATTGCAGACTGGGCACAAAACACCATCAGTATTGTATTCAGCTTTTAATTCACCATCAGGCTGGTTATCAAAGCCGTAATAGATGAATGGGTTGGGTAATTTACGTGAATGGAAAATTGGCGCATCACCGTTAGCGATGACCGTTGCCTCAGGTGCATTGGCCACACCATCAAGAATTTTCTGATAGGTGGTATATAATTCGCCATAACGATCCATTTGATCACGGAAAATGTTAGTGAAAACAAAGGCTGTTGGTTTGATGTATTTGGTTACTTCGATCACATTAGCCTCATCAACTTCCAAAACAGCGATCTGCTTACCAGAGCGCCCACGCTTGTGGGTTAAGAAGGCGGTGATGATACCTTGCTTCATGTTGGAACCAGTTGGGTTAGTCAAAATATCACTGTATTTTGCGTGTAATACTTTGACAGTTAAGGCTGTGGTCAACGTTTTACCGTTAGTGCCTGTGATGATCACGACTTCATAATCACGACCTAACGTTGCCAGAATATCTGGATCAATTCGATTGGTGATTTTACCCGGCAAAGAGCTACCACCTTTCATGAAGGTGTGCAAAAACCAGTAAGCCGAGCGACCAGCAGTCGCGGCGAAAGAACTTTTTAATGACATAATGAGTCTCCTATTCCACAATTAAGGTGATTTTATTAGCCTAGTGCGCTAATAAAATTTGCTATTTCAAAGGGTGCAACTATTTTGGTTTGATCCAATCGGCAATAAACGACTGTTTAGTATGGGAAGTATAAGTCGCATTAAATAACAATAACTATTTTGACAACGAAAAGTGTGCTTGTCAAAAGATAACCTGCGCCGACAATGTTTATAAGGCGAGCATAACATAACTTGATGATTTAATTCGCTGCAATGATTAAAACCAATCGTTTTCTAACTAAAAATAGGCAGTACAAAGATTGCTTTTTTACTTGTCACTAATTTGCAGATGAATTTTTCACTAAAATCGATTATACTGAATAAGAATGTTTATGAAAAGGGGTAAGAACAAGGATGGCCCAGTTGTTTTTTCATTATGGCGCAATGAATAGCGGTAAAACAATCGATATTTTAAAGGTTGCCCATAATTATGAGGAGCAAAATAAGTCGGTGATCATTATGACGTCAGGTCTAGATGATCGCGATGAGATCGGCTACGTTTCTAGCCGGATCGGGTTACGCCGCCAAGCGTTGCCGATTTTTGCTGAAACCAATATTTGCGATGTTGTGAAACAAGAAAATCCCAATGCAGCGTGTTTATTGATCGATGAAGCACAGTTCTTGCAAAAGCATCATGTGATTGAACTGGCTAAAATTGTCGATGAGCTGAATATACCAGTCATGACGTATGGTCTGAAAAATGATTTTCGCAATGAATTATTTGAAGGCTCAAAGTATTTATTGTTATACGCCGATAAAATTGTTGAAATCAAAACAATTTGCTGGTTCTGCAATAAAAAGGCTTTGATGAACATGCGTGTCGCTAATGGCAAGCCTGTCTATGAAGGCGAACAAATCGAAATTGGTGGCAATGAAGCTTACTACCCAGTTTGTCGTAAGCATTATTTTCATCCAATTTTAAGCCAATTAAAAGCATGAATGTGTTAATGTATTTAGCTAATAAAATAACCTTAATTGTGAAGTAGAGCCATGTTTCTTGCGGCAAGTATTTTGCCACAAGAATGGACATCGCCCGGAACATCAGAATTTATTAGCGTATTCCGCTAATAAATGACCTTAATTGTGAAGTAGAGCCATGTTTCTTGCGGTAAGATTTTCGCCACAAGAATGGACATCGCCCGGAACATCAGAATTTATTAGCGTATTCTGCTAATAAATGACCTTAATTGTGAAGTAGAGCCATGTTTCTTGCG
This is a stretch of genomic DNA from Loigolactobacillus coryniformis subsp. coryniformis KCTC 3167 = DSM 20001. It encodes these proteins:
- a CDS encoding serine hydrolase domain-containing protein; its protein translation is MYPQTEQKIQALVANGIVPGVSYGFIQQQHTWTNYLGASQLLPEKKALQAGQLYDLASLTKVVATTTLILKLQEQGRLAITDPVQKYLPEFGDGRVTLRHLLTHTSGITGYIPNRNQLAAPALTKALLGLSVGADFGRKVVYSDTGLIYLGWIIERLLKEPVQTALTHEVLQPLHLNTMTFTPEKARCVPASYEPTGRGLIQGVVHDPKAFILGKHCASAGLFSNLADLLQFCRFMLGDFTVNQPPISSATIAALYRDYTGFDGGRSLGWQLLYAADGHPVIYHTGFVGHFMLIDATKHNAVVFLSNRIHPTAPNKPYLALRDEIVTTYLQEAK
- the manA gene encoding mannose-6-phosphate isomerase, class I; this translates as MAEPYFLQPYFQEKIWGGTKLHDEFGYTLPSERTGECWAISAHPHGPSTVANGPYAGQTLIEVWRDHRDVFGDAKGDVFPLLTKILDAEADLSVQVHPDDAYAAEHEHELGKTECWYIIAADPGAELIYGHNAKSEAELADMIHSEDWQGLFRHVPVKAGDFFYVPSGTIHALGKGIMALETQQSSDTTYRLYDYDRVDAKTGKKRELHIQQSIDTTTVPFVAPKLAITSQQFGDSKVTTFVKAPYFTVYEWQVKGELELTRQSAPYTLVSVLAGQGEITVDGQSYPLAKGQHCLLPFAVKKWQLSGDLQIIASEPGKKA
- a CDS encoding glucose 1-dehydrogenase, with the protein product MTGRLIGKVALVTGGTKGIGLSCAQRFVEEGAKVVITGRHVDLGEAALATINAPEALSFMQQDTSDDQEWPQIIKAVQDKVGKLDILVNNAGICFFKDIEHTTAAEWRKIQSINLDGVFFGTKYALIAMKDHGGSIINMSSIEGLIGEPMLAAYNASKGGVRLFSKSAALYAAKEGYNVRINTVHPGYIHTPLVDCAPDVVTHEEQLTPMGHLGEPVDIANMCVFLASDESKFATGAEFVVDGGYTAQ
- a CDS encoding Mur ligase family protein, which translates into the protein MSLKSSFAATAGRSAYWFLHTFMKGGSSLPGKITNRIDPDILATLGRDYEVVIITGTNGKTLTTALTVKVLHAKYSDILTNPTGSNMKQGIITAFLTHKRGRSGKQIAVLEVDEANVIEVTKYIKPTAFVFTNIFRDQMDRYGELYTTYQKILDGVANAPEATVIANGDAPIFHSRKLPNPFIYYGFDNQPDGELKAEYNTDGVLCPVCNHILHYKSLVYSNLGKYYCPNCGFARPELQHRVTELTEQTPVSSSFVIDGQPIKLNIGGTYNIYNALAAYSVGRYFGIEPTAIAQALDADEKVFGRQEVIQVGDKAVTLILVKNPVGLNQVFDLILLNKKPFSLVTLLNANYADGIDTSWIWDGNFEKMATQAIPSFIAGGERVTDIAFRWQVAGVPEDKLQQIKDLSEVAEKIKTLPTEQVYVLATYTAVLQLREKFAAQGFIAAANRKH
- a CDS encoding thymidine kinase, with the translated sequence MAQLFFHYGAMNSGKTIDILKVAHNYEEQNKSVIIMTSGLDDRDEIGYVSSRIGLRRQALPIFAETNICDVVKQENPNAACLLIDEAQFLQKHHVIELAKIVDELNIPVMTYGLKNDFRNELFEGSKYLLLYADKIVEIKTICWFCNKKALMNMRVANGKPVYEGEQIEIGGNEAYYPVCRKHYFHPILSQLKA